One stretch of Chlamydia abortus DNA includes these proteins:
- a CDS encoding hydroxymethylbilane synthase, producing the protein MLSDCYNNPFLSDFCLGKRPLRIASRKSILAQAQVHECVRLLRSWFPKLWIQIHTISTRGDKDKTTPIRLVENSQFFTDTVDKLVIRGNCHLAVHSAKDLPDPPATPVVAITKGLDPSDLLVYAERYLWQRFPKVPRLGSSSSRRGETLKMLFPTGRILDIRGTIEERLEQLENGKYDAIVVAKAAVLRLHLQLPYTKVLPPPYHPLQGRLAITAGKDIEAWKTFLLPLNTATTNQETLLSSNLICYDD; encoded by the coding sequence ATGCTATCCGATTGTTACAATAATCCTTTTCTTTCTGATTTTTGTTTAGGAAAACGTCCCTTGCGCATAGCTTCTCGAAAGTCGATCTTAGCACAAGCTCAGGTACATGAATGTGTGCGTCTACTGCGTTCATGGTTTCCTAAACTTTGGATTCAAATACACACGATAAGCACGCGCGGAGATAAAGACAAAACCACTCCCATACGTCTTGTAGAGAATTCACAATTTTTCACAGATACGGTGGACAAGCTTGTCATTCGTGGCAATTGCCATCTTGCTGTGCATTCTGCGAAAGATCTTCCCGACCCTCCTGCCACCCCTGTTGTAGCCATCACCAAGGGCTTGGACCCATCGGATCTCTTAGTTTACGCCGAACGCTACTTGTGGCAACGTTTTCCTAAAGTCCCTAGATTAGGAAGTTCTTCTTCACGTCGTGGAGAAACACTAAAAATGCTGTTTCCTACAGGACGGATTCTTGATATTCGTGGAACTATAGAAGAAAGGCTAGAACAGCTGGAGAATGGAAAATATGATGCTATTGTTGTTGCGAAAGCAGCTGTTCTCCGACTACATTTACAGCTACCCTATACCAAAGTACTTCCTCCCCCCTACCATCCGCTTCAAGGTCGCTTAGCGATTACTGCAGGGAAAGATATAGAAGCCTGGAAAACCTTTTTGCTTCCTCTAAATACGGCAACCACAAATCAGGAAACTCTTTTGAGCTCTAATTTGATCTGCTATGACGACTGA
- the radA gene encoding DNA repair protein RadA produces MTTKIKIQWTCNECGTQTPKWLGQCPGCLQWNTLIEEQVSPHRSKKRLEPQATAVSLHTVELREEERLCIGDPGWDRILGGGAVRGSLTLLGGDPGIGKSTLLLQTAAKFADRGHKVLYVCGEESVTQTSLRARRLKISHTNIYLFPETNLDDIKQQIATLQPDILIIDSIQIVFTPTLHSSPGSVAQVREVTSELMHMAKQSQITTFVIGHVTKSGEIAGPRVLEHLVDTVLYFEGNSHANYRMIRSVKNRFGPTNELLILSMHAEGLKEVTNPSGLFLQEKITETTGSAIIPIIEGSATLLIEMQALASSSPFANPIRKTSGFDQNRFLLLLAVLEKRAQIKLHTADVFLSIAGGLKITEPAADLGAGLAVVSSLYNRLSPQNYTFTGEIGLGGEIRHVTHLERRLKESKLMGFEGAVIPEGQIAGLSSEMKNSLDIREVKTIKDAIRLLQ; encoded by the coding sequence ATGACTACGAAGATAAAAATACAATGGACTTGTAATGAATGCGGCACTCAGACGCCTAAATGGTTAGGTCAATGCCCAGGATGTTTACAATGGAATACACTGATTGAAGAACAGGTTTCTCCTCATCGAAGTAAGAAAAGACTCGAACCGCAAGCCACGGCAGTATCTTTGCATACTGTAGAGCTGCGAGAGGAGGAACGTTTGTGTATAGGAGATCCTGGATGGGACCGCATTTTGGGTGGGGGTGCTGTTCGTGGAAGTCTGACTCTATTAGGTGGGGATCCTGGCATAGGCAAATCTACGTTGCTTTTACAGACAGCAGCGAAATTTGCTGATCGCGGTCATAAAGTCCTGTATGTCTGTGGTGAGGAGTCTGTAACGCAAACATCATTACGCGCACGTCGCTTAAAAATTTCTCATACGAATATCTACCTTTTCCCTGAGACGAATCTTGATGATATCAAACAGCAAATCGCGACACTCCAGCCTGACATCTTAATTATTGATTCTATTCAGATTGTATTTACTCCTACCTTACATTCTTCTCCAGGATCTGTAGCTCAAGTACGTGAAGTGACTTCTGAGCTGATGCACATGGCTAAGCAATCCCAAATCACAACTTTTGTTATTGGTCATGTAACAAAATCTGGAGAAATTGCCGGTCCTAGAGTCTTAGAACATCTTGTGGATACTGTTTTGTATTTTGAAGGGAACTCACATGCAAATTATCGTATGATACGTTCTGTGAAAAATCGTTTCGGCCCCACAAATGAATTACTGATTTTATCTATGCACGCTGAGGGTTTAAAGGAAGTCACTAATCCTTCTGGGCTATTTCTACAAGAAAAAATTACGGAGACCACAGGTTCGGCGATTATTCCTATTATTGAGGGTTCGGCAACCCTGCTCATTGAGATGCAAGCTTTAGCTTCATCTTCTCCTTTTGCCAATCCTATTAGGAAAACCTCAGGATTCGATCAAAATCGATTTTTATTACTCTTAGCTGTCCTAGAAAAGCGCGCTCAAATAAAATTGCATACTGCTGATGTTTTTCTTTCGATAGCTGGAGGATTAAAAATTACTGAACCTGCTGCAGATTTAGGAGCAGGACTTGCTGTAGTCTCTTCTTTATATAATCGTCTTTCTCCCCAAAATTATACGTTTACGGGGGAGATCGGCCTAGGAGGCGAAATCCGTCATGTTACGCATTTAGAGAGGCGTCTTAAAGAAAGTAAACTCATGGGTTTTGAGGGTGCTGTAATTCCTGAAGGGCAAATCGCAGGATTATCTTCAGAAATGAAAAATAGCTTAGATATTCGAGAGGTAAAAACGATAAAAGATGCTATCCGATTGTTACAATAA
- the rnc gene encoding ribonuclease III codes for MNNLINIKEVEAKLNFTFTQPKLLVTALTHPSYRNETATITEDSERLEFLGDAVLCLIVTEHLFLLFPSMDEGTLSTARAALINAVSCCQYTDALGLGEYLLIGKGERIQNERGKTSAYANLFEAILGAVYLDGGLAPARQITVPLLPSKKDILPLMLGNPKNRLQQLTQKHLRTLPVYQYEPWTSPQGASGYHIRVLVNHEVWGEGFALSKKEAEKLAAQQALDAHDYEDKNTMDL; via the coding sequence ATGAATAATCTGATCAATATTAAAGAAGTTGAAGCTAAATTAAATTTTACATTTACTCAACCGAAACTCTTAGTTACAGCTCTCACTCACCCTTCTTATAGGAACGAGACTGCAACTATTACCGAAGACAGCGAGCGTTTGGAATTCTTAGGAGACGCCGTGTTATGTTTAATCGTAACTGAACACTTATTCCTATTATTCCCTTCTATGGATGAGGGAACTTTATCCACGGCACGCGCAGCTTTGATAAATGCTGTTTCTTGCTGTCAATATACTGACGCATTAGGATTAGGAGAATATCTACTTATAGGTAAGGGGGAAAGAATCCAAAATGAGCGAGGCAAAACTTCAGCCTATGCAAATTTATTCGAGGCGATTTTAGGTGCGGTGTATCTAGATGGTGGTTTAGCTCCAGCAAGACAAATCACTGTGCCTTTATTGCCTTCAAAAAAGGATATTCTTCCCCTGATGCTTGGAAACCCTAAAAATCGTTTACAACAGCTTACACAAAAACACTTACGTACGTTACCTGTATATCAATATGAGCCGTGGACATCACCACAAGGTGCTTCAGGGTATCATATTCGCGTACTAGTGAATCATGAGGTTTGGGGTGAAGGATTTGCCTTATCAAAAAAAGAAGCAGAGAAACTTGCTGCTCAACAAGCTTTAGATGCCCATGACTACGAAGATAAAAATACAATGGACTTGTAA
- a CDS encoding DUF5070 domain-containing protein, translating to MRFVLHLEHLRHFQNQGSILFEDLVSSNDCFALEIKLKHFVESVSKNTKDVRWRENIFRSLPEVSTLVKKRRLDVFAANLVHRPRLSLVADFWVFSGDKIVEREEDCQLLLCLSGEQIGQGVFFTGSYPTELYFPQANETALLLSFSSAGIPIS from the coding sequence ATGAGGTTCGTTCTACATTTAGAACACCTGCGCCATTTTCAAAATCAAGGTAGTATATTATTCGAAGATCTGGTCTCTAGCAACGATTGTTTTGCTTTAGAAATAAAACTAAAACATTTCGTAGAATCAGTTTCTAAAAATACAAAAGATGTGCGCTGGAGAGAAAATATATTCCGTTCCCTTCCTGAAGTGTCCACTTTAGTTAAAAAGCGGCGGTTGGATGTTTTTGCCGCAAATCTCGTTCATCGGCCACGGCTATCTTTGGTTGCGGATTTCTGGGTTTTCTCCGGAGATAAAATTGTAGAGAGAGAAGAAGATTGTCAGCTACTTCTGTGTTTATCTGGAGAGCAAATAGGACAGGGAGTCTTTTTTACCGGATCTTATCCTACAGAGCTTTATTTTCCTCAAGCAAACGAAACCGCCTTGCTTCTTTCTTTCTCTTCTGCAGGGATTCCAATTTCTTAA
- a CDS encoding phospho-sugar mutase, which translates to MQHLQKKIEALCSPITTKNILTWLSNDCNEQDKDTIAELLNNDPKRLEELFGMTLSFGTGGLRSPMGLGTNRINVFTIRRATQGLAQVLKKHHPHSGDLIRVVVGYDTRHNSFDFAQETAKVLAGNNIHVLLFKHPEPLALVSFTLRAERALAGVMITASHNPPEYNGYKVYMASGGQVLPPWDQEIMHASAHIEEIAMASSLQDPYIHFIGEEYEQLYVETVHTLQLYPEDNRISGPAIRVSYSPLHGTGVAMIPRVLRDWNFPMVNLVEKQAIPDGDFPTVHLPNPEDPEALTLGIEQMLRNQDDIFIATDPDADRLGVVCLHENQPYRFNGNQIACLLADHILRALSARAPLGKEDKVVKSLVTTEMLSAIVKFYGGDIVNVGTGFKYIGEKIEAWRESVVRYIFGAEESYGYLYGTHVEDKDAMSTSALITEAALHQKLQGKTLRDAILDLYETHGYFMNKTLSLSFEQGQESLMKSHIEKLAKLDPSTMSLRGYSIHTCENYDQGTGINIPCGITYKLPLPKMAMLCYYYQNGGKIIVRPSGTEPKIKLYFELVNHYEVITGNKKEQRQREEESREQLEKFIAEFKEKFFSIESEE; encoded by the coding sequence ATGCAGCATCTTCAGAAGAAAATAGAAGCTCTTTGTAGCCCCATTACAACAAAGAATATCCTTACCTGGTTATCTAACGATTGTAATGAACAAGATAAGGATACCATAGCTGAGCTTCTAAACAATGATCCAAAACGTCTTGAAGAGCTATTCGGAATGACTCTTTCCTTTGGTACAGGTGGGCTGCGGAGCCCTATGGGATTAGGCACCAATAGAATCAATGTTTTTACTATAAGACGTGCGACCCAGGGATTGGCTCAAGTATTAAAAAAACATCATCCCCATTCTGGAGATCTCATTCGCGTCGTTGTAGGCTATGATACGCGCCATAATTCTTTCGATTTTGCCCAAGAGACTGCTAAGGTTCTAGCAGGAAATAACATTCACGTTCTCCTATTTAAACACCCTGAACCTTTGGCTCTTGTCTCTTTCACTTTAAGAGCAGAACGCGCTTTGGCAGGAGTCATGATTACCGCTTCTCATAATCCTCCAGAGTATAACGGGTATAAAGTGTACATGGCATCGGGAGGCCAGGTGCTCCCCCCTTGGGATCAGGAAATCATGCACGCCTCAGCACATATAGAAGAGATCGCCATGGCTAGCTCATTACAAGATCCCTATATTCATTTTATAGGGGAGGAATATGAGCAGCTCTATGTCGAAACTGTACATACACTGCAGCTCTATCCCGAAGATAATCGGATTTCTGGACCAGCAATCCGTGTCAGCTATTCTCCACTACACGGAACAGGAGTCGCCATGATTCCTCGAGTGTTACGAGATTGGAATTTTCCTATGGTCAACCTTGTCGAAAAACAGGCGATTCCTGATGGCGATTTCCCTACAGTACACTTGCCCAACCCTGAAGATCCTGAAGCACTCACTTTAGGTATTGAGCAAATGCTAAGAAATCAAGACGATATTTTTATCGCTACCGACCCGGATGCAGACCGGTTAGGAGTGGTGTGTCTGCATGAGAATCAACCCTATAGATTTAACGGAAATCAAATAGCCTGTTTGCTTGCAGATCATATTTTACGTGCTTTGTCTGCGCGCGCTCCTCTAGGAAAGGAGGATAAAGTAGTGAAAAGTTTAGTCACTACAGAGATGCTCTCCGCCATCGTAAAATTTTATGGCGGCGATATCGTGAATGTAGGGACAGGATTTAAATATATCGGTGAGAAAATAGAAGCTTGGCGAGAGAGTGTAGTAAGATACATATTTGGTGCCGAAGAATCTTACGGCTACCTATACGGCACACATGTAGAAGATAAAGATGCAATGAGTACATCAGCATTAATTACAGAGGCGGCTTTGCATCAGAAGCTCCAAGGAAAAACTCTTCGCGATGCGATTTTAGACTTATATGAAACCCATGGATATTTCATGAATAAAACACTTTCGTTGTCCTTTGAACAAGGACAAGAAAGTCTCATGAAGTCTCATATAGAAAAGTTGGCAAAGCTCGATCCTTCCACCATGTCCTTAAGAGGCTATTCCATTCACACGTGTGAAAATTATGATCAAGGGACAGGAATCAATATTCCCTGCGGGATCACGTACAAATTGCCTCTCCCTAAGATGGCCATGTTGTGTTATTACTATCAAAATGGAGGAAAAATTATCGTGCGTCCTTCAGGAACAGAACCGAAAATCAAACTCTATTTTGAGCTTGTCAATCATTACGAAGTCATCACAGGAAACAAAAAAGAACAAAGACAACGAGAAGAGGAAAGCAGGGAACAATTAGAGAAATTCATTGCTGAATTTAAAGAGAAATTTTTCTCCATAGAGTCGGAAGAATAA
- a CDS encoding superoxide dismutase: MTFVPYTLPPLPYDYSALEPVISAEIMHLHHQKHHQGYINNLNEALKKLDLADVQQDLTQLIALEPTIRFNGGGHINHSLFWEMLAPIGQGGGVPPKHGLLKLIEKFWGTFDNFLKEFIKFAAPIQGSGWAWLGFCLEKQELTLHATVNQDPLEATTGKVPLLGVDVWEHAYYLQYKNVRLDYLKAIPQVINWGYIEKRFSEITKDN, translated from the coding sequence ATGACCTTTGTTCCCTATACTTTGCCCCCATTGCCCTATGATTATTCTGCTCTAGAGCCAGTAATTAGTGCTGAGATTATGCATCTACATCATCAAAAGCATCATCAAGGTTATATAAATAATTTGAATGAAGCTTTGAAGAAGTTAGATCTAGCTGATGTACAACAAGACCTTACGCAGTTGATTGCTTTAGAGCCTACTATACGATTTAATGGGGGAGGGCATATTAACCACTCCTTATTTTGGGAAATGCTCGCTCCGATAGGTCAAGGTGGAGGCGTCCCTCCTAAGCACGGCTTACTTAAGCTTATTGAGAAATTCTGGGGAACTTTTGACAACTTTTTAAAAGAATTTATTAAATTTGCCGCCCCGATTCAGGGTTCCGGGTGGGCTTGGCTAGGTTTTTGTCTCGAAAAACAAGAACTTACGCTACACGCGACAGTAAACCAGGATCCTCTCGAAGCCACCACAGGTAAGGTGCCTCTTCTCGGAGTCGACGTCTGGGAGCATGCGTATTACCTCCAATATAAAAATGTTAGATTAGATTACTTAAAAGCAATTCCTCAAGTAATTAATTGGGGATATATTGAAAAAAGATTTTCTGAGATAACTAAAGATAACTAA
- the accD gene encoding acetyl-CoA carboxylase, carboxyltransferase subunit beta: protein MRLFSYDKPKIKVQKIKADGFSGWLKCTHCHEMIHANELGQNFNCCPKCSYHYRITATERIKLLTDKDSWRPLYANLKSQDPLKFVDTDTYTNRLAKARKDNTESEGVLVGICTIGEHPVALAVMDFNFMAGSMGAVVGEKLTRLIEKAIESKLPVVIVCASGGARMQESVFSLMQMAKTSAALAKLHEAGLPYISVLTNPTSGGVTASFASLGDVIIAEPKALICFAGPRVVAQVIGEDLPEGAQKSEFLLEHGMIDKVVERKQLKSTLQSLLDYFCSQEYTGGQDKAPRDLSKTIKEIFLLTDDSE from the coding sequence GTGCGTTTATTTTCTTACGATAAACCTAAGATTAAAGTGCAAAAGATAAAAGCTGATGGTTTTAGCGGGTGGTTAAAATGCACGCATTGCCATGAAATGATTCATGCAAATGAATTAGGACAAAATTTTAATTGTTGTCCTAAGTGCTCTTACCACTATCGTATTACCGCAACTGAGCGCATCAAATTGCTCACGGATAAAGATTCTTGGCGTCCTTTGTACGCAAATCTCAAATCACAAGATCCTCTAAAGTTTGTCGATACCGACACCTACACAAATCGTTTGGCTAAGGCTAGAAAAGATAACACAGAAAGCGAAGGCGTTCTTGTGGGTATTTGTACCATAGGGGAGCATCCTGTGGCCTTGGCCGTGATGGATTTTAATTTTATGGCAGGCTCTATGGGCGCTGTTGTCGGTGAAAAATTGACGCGCTTGATAGAAAAAGCGATAGAATCCAAGCTCCCCGTCGTTATTGTATGTGCTTCCGGAGGCGCTCGGATGCAAGAATCCGTCTTCTCCTTAATGCAAATGGCAAAAACATCCGCAGCATTAGCCAAGTTGCACGAAGCGGGTCTACCCTATATTTCCGTGTTGACTAATCCTACATCCGGAGGGGTGACAGCTTCTTTTGCCTCTTTAGGTGATGTCATTATTGCAGAACCTAAAGCTCTTATTTGCTTTGCCGGTCCTCGTGTTGTCGCTCAAGTGATTGGTGAAGATCTTCCCGAAGGTGCTCAAAAGTCTGAATTTCTCCTCGAACACGGAATGATTGATAAAGTGGTAGAGAGAAAACAATTAAAGAGCACGTTGCAGAGTTTACTTGATTACTTTTGTTCTCAAGAATACACTGGCGGCCAGGATAAAGCCCCTAGGGATTTATCCAAGACAATTAAAGAAATTTTTTTGTTGACAGATGACAGTGAATAA
- the dut gene encoding dUTP diphosphatase: protein MTILCELESGVSLPEYATEGASGADLRANIKEPMAVLPGQRVLVPTGIKMQIPQGYEVQVRPRSGFALKHGIMVVNSPGTIDADYRGEVCIILANFGESTFIIEPKMRIAQAVVAPVVQAKFIAVDQEEGLTTTSRGSRGFGHTGEK from the coding sequence ATGACTATATTATGTGAATTAGAATCTGGAGTATCTCTTCCAGAATATGCTACCGAAGGGGCTTCAGGAGCAGACCTTCGAGCGAATATTAAAGAGCCGATGGCTGTCTTGCCAGGACAACGTGTACTGGTTCCTACAGGAATAAAAATGCAGATCCCACAAGGCTATGAAGTTCAGGTGCGTCCACGCAGTGGGTTCGCACTGAAGCATGGGATTATGGTTGTGAATTCTCCGGGAACAATTGATGCAGATTATCGTGGTGAGGTTTGCATTATACTTGCAAATTTTGGAGAGAGTACTTTTATTATCGAACCCAAGATGCGCATTGCTCAAGCTGTAGTTGCTCCCGTAGTCCAGGCAAAGTTTATCGCCGTGGATCAAGAAGAAGGACTAACAACAACGTCTCGGGGAAGTAGAGGTTTTGGGCATACCGGAGAGAAGTGA
- a CDS encoding PTS sugar transporter subunit IIA, which translates to MPFYCENQSDFSLFSLLSPNLIMFLNKTSREEILQDLTDLASTAGLLENKEEFFQALVTRENIMSTGIGMGVAIPHGKLPSCSDFFIAIGIHPQGILWDAIDGALVRLVFLIGGPDHAQAEYLKLLSILTLSLRDESRRQKLLQVTTIEEVMNVFLGM; encoded by the coding sequence ATGCCTTTCTATTGCGAGAATCAATCTGATTTTTCCTTGTTTTCTCTTTTATCTCCTAACTTGATTATGTTTTTGAATAAAACCTCACGAGAGGAGATTCTCCAAGATCTTACGGACCTTGCTAGTACTGCCGGTTTACTTGAGAATAAAGAAGAATTTTTTCAAGCACTGGTAACTCGTGAAAATATTATGTCTACCGGTATTGGTATGGGCGTGGCAATTCCTCACGGGAAATTGCCTAGTTGTTCTGACTTTTTTATCGCTATCGGTATCCACCCTCAAGGAATTCTCTGGGATGCGATAGATGGGGCTTTAGTGCGTTTGGTCTTTCTGATAGGGGGGCCCGATCATGCTCAAGCTGAGTATCTCAAATTGTTATCTATATTGACTCTTTCGCTTAGAGATGAATCTCGACGTCAAAAGTTGCTTCAAGTGACAACTATTGAAGAAGTTATGAATGTGTTTTTAGGAATGTAG
- a CDS encoding PTS sugar transporter subunit IIA, whose translation MDLKLEELASLLDISENTVRRWLDEGAIPSYRMNNEHRFNREEIEDWILNNQALLGLEKEEKTDKDFRDLSLKYSLYKAIYRGGVIRNVSVKNKAEALQYASSYIAEKFNLDASVLFEMLTYRESLMSTGIGEGIALPHAKDFLINAYYDVVVPMFLTHSIDFGALDGKPVCVLFFLFASQDKSHLNLINKIVHLGMSLEARSFLTNYPEKDQLLAYIKNWESQIH comes from the coding sequence ATGGATTTGAAATTAGAAGAGCTAGCTTCTTTGTTGGATATTTCTGAAAATACGGTCCGTCGGTGGCTAGATGAGGGAGCTATCCCTAGTTACAGGATGAATAATGAACATAGATTTAATCGAGAAGAAATAGAAGATTGGATCCTCAATAATCAAGCGCTACTAGGATTAGAAAAAGAAGAAAAAACAGACAAAGATTTTCGTGACCTGTCTTTGAAGTACAGCTTATATAAAGCCATTTATCGCGGAGGCGTGATTCGCAATGTATCGGTAAAAAATAAAGCCGAAGCTTTGCAATACGCTTCTTCATACATAGCTGAGAAATTTAATCTCGATGCGAGTGTTCTTTTCGAAATGCTCACTTATCGAGAAAGTCTTATGTCGACAGGTATCGGAGAAGGCATCGCCCTCCCTCATGCTAAAGACTTTTTAATCAACGCGTACTACGATGTTGTTGTTCCTATGTTCCTAACCCACAGTATTGACTTCGGTGCTCTTGATGGGAAGCCTGTGTGTGTTTTGTTTTTCCTTTTCGCCTCCCAGGATAAAAGTCATTTAAATTTAATAAATAAAATCGTCCATCTCGGTATGTCTTTGGAAGCACGCAGTTTCCTGACAAATTATCCAGAAAAAGACCAGCTCCTTGCTTACATTAAGAATTGGGAATCACAAATTCATTAA
- a CDS encoding stage II sporulation protein M, giving the protein MSEQYPIYHSPRLNQIEIGKSFLDHHPKAARSLQIVGIVLAILAVVSSVFLVVATPIGLPISMALGGVFLGIGGSMLFTSINSLANSMKKAAIEKKRQNLLIQQRSQEIEIEGHQTQENIWSKYNKMVDRFAHLNMSVSQHEKSVLKHLGREEGRELMENLDQITGDYIACTSLLEGRQEVYSEEDFAQKEDSYPTSMRKNDLLIKLGNSIVSKLSQGGGVFALKLQPLSKTMSKVHAGVTLGLVAGGIAAVGVIAACIPGGILALPLIVASAIGIGLAILGLSYAIKTILKRSKTNKKQLLKDLKSEIDIDALKDVARHQHVLLGMLKTSLQTDQRMTLGHKDFYEDYNKVRDTLQRLNEHLDEMEFKYKYASESYQRRADSLEKTIQQLSDNKNALEEEMYYPQVPVADRAGLLSDTAGFDELVAQGVKAARERRQKDQRGEVFIGDYSQYLEEDDLAFGDGWSPSGKRALETMWSAKPTVMNEEDYLILNEDVNKVLRSYRSDILRIKEDIAPIDNLFKELKAGKQRIEVFSEEIINVWYNVSSNCQEILNHLVGMQMRLVSLVEQDLTEYSS; this is encoded by the coding sequence ATGTCTGAACAATATCCAATATACCATAGCCCTAGGTTAAACCAGATCGAAATTGGAAAATCCTTTCTAGATCATCATCCTAAAGCGGCTAGATCTCTTCAGATTGTGGGCATCGTACTCGCTATTTTAGCTGTAGTTTCTTCTGTATTTTTGGTCGTGGCAACTCCCATAGGTTTGCCTATTTCTATGGCGTTAGGAGGAGTTTTTCTCGGTATAGGCGGAAGTATGCTTTTTACTTCCATCAACTCTTTGGCTAATAGTATGAAAAAGGCGGCGATCGAGAAGAAACGTCAGAATCTCTTAATCCAGCAAAGATCTCAAGAGATAGAGATAGAAGGACATCAGACACAGGAAAACATTTGGTCTAAGTACAATAAGATGGTGGATAGGTTTGCTCATTTAAACATGAGCGTAAGCCAGCATGAAAAAAGCGTCCTAAAACACCTGGGTAGAGAAGAAGGACGTGAATTGATGGAAAACTTAGACCAGATTACCGGAGATTATATCGCGTGTACAAGCTTACTAGAAGGACGCCAAGAAGTCTATTCTGAAGAGGATTTCGCACAAAAAGAGGATAGCTATCCCACTTCTATGAGAAAGAATGATCTCCTGATCAAATTAGGCAATAGTATTGTATCTAAGTTGTCTCAGGGCGGCGGTGTCTTTGCTTTAAAATTACAGCCACTCAGTAAGACGATGTCGAAAGTTCATGCTGGAGTGACGCTAGGTTTAGTAGCTGGAGGTATTGCTGCTGTTGGTGTGATTGCCGCATGCATTCCTGGGGGCATATTGGCTCTTCCGTTAATTGTCGCCTCCGCGATCGGCATAGGTTTAGCCATTCTGGGATTATCTTACGCCATAAAAACAATATTAAAGAGATCCAAGACAAATAAAAAACAGTTACTCAAGGATTTAAAATCAGAAATCGATATCGATGCGCTTAAAGATGTGGCCCGTCATCAACATGTTCTTCTGGGCATGTTGAAAACGTCGTTGCAAACCGATCAAAGAATGACCTTGGGTCATAAAGATTTTTATGAGGATTACAACAAAGTCCGTGATACCTTACAGAGGTTAAATGAACATCTTGATGAGATGGAATTTAAATACAAATATGCAAGTGAAAGTTATCAGAGACGTGCGGATAGTTTGGAAAAAACTATACAGCAACTTTCGGATAATAAGAATGCTTTAGAAGAAGAGATGTACTATCCTCAAGTTCCTGTCGCTGATCGCGCAGGCTTGTTGAGCGATACAGCAGGATTTGATGAGCTGGTCGCTCAAGGTGTAAAAGCAGCTCGAGAAAGACGGCAAAAAGATCAAAGAGGGGAAGTTTTCATAGGCGATTATTCTCAATATTTAGAGGAAGATGACCTAGCATTTGGTGATGGGTGGAGCCCTTCTGGTAAACGTGCTCTTGAGACTATGTGGTCAGCAAAGCCAACCGTAATGAATGAGGAAGATTATCTCATCTTAAATGAAGATGTAAATAAAGTCCTTCGCTCCTATCGAAGTGATATACTACGTATCAAAGAAGATATTGCTCCCATTGACAATCTTTTTAAAGAGCTTAAAGCAGGAAAACAACGGATTGAGGTATTTTCAGAAGAGATAATTAATGTTTGGTATAACGTATCCAGCAATTGTCAGGAAATTCTTAATCATTTAGTTGGCATGCAAATGCGATTGGTTTCATTAGTAGAACAGGACCTAACGGAATATTCATCATAA